TTGGGCCATCAGGAGGCGGCAAATCGACAGTTGCGTCATTGCTCTTGCGATTCTACAACCCTACATCCGGATCTATTACCATCAACGGTGTCGATGTCTCAACAATGAACATCAAGTCGCTGAGACGGCGCATTGGTGTTGTGTCTCAAGAGCCCGTACTGTTCTCAGGCACCATTGCTGAAAACATCGCATATGGCAGGCCACATGCAAGTCGCGCGGAAATTATTTCGGCAGCCAGGAGAGCAAACTGCACATTTATCAGTGATCTGCCTGAAGGCCTTGAAACACAGGTCGGCGCCCGAGGATCCCAGCTTTCCGGCGGTCAAAAGCAGCGCATTGCCATTGCTAGGGCACTGCTCAAGGACCCTGATATTTTGATTCTTGACGAGGCCACTTCAGCTCTGGATGCAGAGTCCGAGACATTGGTAAATGAAGCTCTTGCGGGGCTGCTCCGCGGACACAACACCACTATATCCATTGCGCACCGACTGTCTACGATCAAGAGGTCCGATCTCATCATTGTGCTGAACAAGGACGGAAAGGTGGCTGAAATTGGCAGCTATGTCAAGCTTGCTGCTGATAAAGAAAGCGCCTTTAGCAAACTGATGGAGTGGCAGATGAGTGGTGGCGAGATCCCGGAGAAGCGGCCATCCACAGAGGCCACTTCCCACATTACAGAAtttgaggagattgaggatgATCTTGCcagagatgaagacgctGAGAGATTCGTGGACGAAGGTGAAGAGGCGAACAGAGAAAAGGCTGCTCTGCCATCAGAAGataaaggaagaagcccttgAGCGCATACACGATTGATGTctaaagaaaggaaaggaaaagaaaaaaaaaacatataTATGCATCAAAGAGGGGGGAGATGATTTGTTGATTGATAAATTTTGTAAAGTATTTTCGGCGGCAAGGTTGGTGTATCAGGAGCAAAACGAAATGTTTTGTACATAGAGGTCAGCATGCCCCTGGGATGGCGGCATCCATAAGTACTAGGTATGGATCTTGTAGTAATAACTCCGCTCAAACTCGTGCCTCGGAGGACGATGTCTTGAGGATAGCAGGCTGTGGAACTTGTATTATATCTGAGGAGGGCATAAAAGGGAGTTGAGAGAATATGAAATTTCATCTTTGGCTATGTGCTTGCTTTGTCGATTATATTGAGGATGGAATTACTAACACGGTCTCGGAGTGCTTCAATCGCTCTTTTCCTGCTCCTACACCCCGATTATTCACAATCACTCGAGGGAGTAATTTCAATTAGTGGCTGATATATATACGGGTATATACGGAATACTCAACTTACAAGACGCCCTGCAGATTATAACCATCAGATTGCTGTAGAGGGTAAGACGACGTCCATTGAAGGCTTCTACCGAGGAAACTCGGGCTGGGATCTACCCGGGGCCCCACTAAAAAGACCCGTGGACCGCTAATTGGATACCTGGACCCTTGCAATAGGCACTAGAGCTGCCATAGGGGCTGCACTCCAGCGCGTCTCATGCTGTTACAGCTCAGCTTGCGATCCGTCTTTGTCCTGCATCTGTTGGCTTTAAGAGCGAGCCCTGTACCCCAGCtgttttaattttttttaataccAGTGAAATATCGTTCAAATCAGCCATGACAACTACTGAAGGGACATTCAAGGCGGGCGACGCAAGCCTCTACACCAAGACGTGGACGGTTCGTTCTCCCTTTTGCGTCAAACTATTTTCACATGTGATGCTGTGTCTCAATGCTAATGCCGTCCCCAGCCGACGGGTCCTGTTGTCGCCaagctcatcttcgtccaCGGCTTCAGCGAGCACATCAACCGCTACAACGACTTCTTCCCCAAGCTCGCTGAGCATGGCATCCAGGTGTTTTCATGGGACCAGCGCGGCTGGGGCCGCAGCGTGAATCGGCCCGCGGAGAAGGGTCTCACCGGCCCAACCGCGCAGGTCGTCGCCGACATTGTCGCCTTCATCCAAGAGAAGCTGCCGTCGGACGTGCCGGTGTTTGTCATGGGCCACTCcatgggcggcggcgaggttCTTACTCTTGCGGGAGATGCGAAGCACCGGCAGCTGGTGGCTCAGATCCGGGGCTGGATCCTCGAGGCTCCCTTCATCGGCTTCTCCAAGGGCGAGGAGCCCAGCGTGGTCAAGGTTGTTCTGGGGAGGTTGGTTGGGCGATTGCTGCCGCGGCATCAGCTCAAGCATGTGGTTCCGCCGGAGCACCTGAGTCGCGATCCGGAAGTCGTCGAGTCCATCAGGAACGACGAGCTGTGCCACAACACCGGCACGCTGGAGGGCCTGGCGTCGCTGCTGGATCGTACGGCGTTGCTTTCATCTGGGGGAGTGAAGCTGGGTGGTGATGTGAAATCCATCTTACTGACGCACGGCACAAACGACATGACTTGCAGCTATGATGCGGCTGTCAAGTTTGTCAATGAGCAGGCGGCGGTTGAGGACAGAGAGACCAAGTCGTATGAAGGCGCATATCACCAGCTTCACGCGGACCACTGCAAGGACGAGTACACAAAGGACGTTATTGACTGGATCCTGAAGCGATCTAAAATCGAACCGAAGCTGTAAGGGGGTTCACCGGCTTTGTTGTTTTGAGGCTTGCATGATGGTGtttcctcccttttttcttttttcttttttaggATAGTTGATCAACTTTGGCTGCTTACGCTGAGATGCAGCCAAGTGTCTACATGTACCCCTTACATACCTTATAATAATCTACCTCTCGACGTATTAATGCAGCTTCTGTTCctgtcctttttttcaacGATTCATGCAAGAtagcagctgcagcagctaaTCATATCGATGTGATAAAGGAAGACTCTGCAGCAAATGGGCTGATACGCAGGCGTGGGTCGGCGAATTTGAGCCGCCGCTGGGGAACCTGGATGGTTCCGGAGTCGCCCGAAGAGCCGCTGCCAGACTTTGATCGAGATTCCATTTAAGATCTAGATGCTCCCGCTGCACTTAAGCATGTTATTTTTAAACCGTCTACCGTGTTACTTTATATGTGACAACTCTGGCTTTTTGCGCGTTCTGCCTCATCGCCGTATTGCGTGTTAGAGTTCAAATTACCCGTCTTGTTCCCAACGCACTTACAGGCACTTCTCTGGGCTCAGAGCTTAGTAATATGCCGTGTGCAAACATGTTCTCCGTACCTACGAAGCACACAATGGCGACCACGTTGGTTGATCCGTTCGCGTCCTTGGTCGTTGGTGAGAGAGCAGGAGCAATTCCAGCGGTGCTTTCCTACAGCCAGCAACATGCTCCATCCCGCATAAGCTCAATTTTCTCCCCCATCAATGCTCAACCCCATACTTAGGACGAGGGAGCATCAATCAACCGCTGAAGTGCAGTAACCCGACCATCTTGTTCGTTTTATTACCCTCAGCTTATCTCCTTGCTTGGCCCGAAGCCCCCACGCCCACCGATCCCGCAATAGCTTTGAGTCCCTTTATTTGCGAGCTCTCCACAGCAGCTATCGGCCCGTATCGTCAAATTTCTACTCTGTGCCCCTGGCATCAATCAAGCTTACTTTATCTCGATCTGGCTtgccttttcatcatcaaatctCGGGGGCCATCGATCCTCTCGCTGTAGCGTCTTGGACATTCGTTTGTCCTTGATCAGCACTGATCTGTTGAGGCTTGAAGATCCCTGGTCAGCCAAGACTTTCTACGAGGCCTCCTTGCGTGGCGAAGCGAAACCCCCCACGCCGAACTCGCGTCTCCTTCGGACGTACCGGTGAATTGGGATAATACTCAACACCCCGAAGTATTAGTAGCCAGCAACTCTTGGTTGTCTTCTCCAGGCTTTCGGTGGCAATTGAGTAACGGCATCGCCCGATTCATCACCCCTGGaatcattcatcatgacGCCCGACGCAAGCAACACCATCACTCACCACCCCAACGTCTTCAACCTCCAGCGTCTACAGCCGCCGTCCTCTagccgcagcagctcgaAATCGCCTGCTGTTCATGATGCTTCTAGCACGGGCGTTGAGGCCGTTGAGGTGGCCGATCACGATGCAGTAGAGCGCCACCACTTCACAAGCGCAGACGTAGAGAGGCAGTCCACCGCGGGTCGCAGCTCTCGCGTCCCGCGTCTGTCGGCCGAGAGCGATCCTTACGGGCTATCCTTTTCTTACAAAACCGACTCGGACCTCGACCAGATCAAGGCCAATTCATCTCGTAAGAGGGACGCTGCCAACGGGGCCAAAAAGTACGCGCCCAAAAGCGACCACCGCAAACTCCGCGGCTTCTACGAAAACCAAAATGCCACCATCGAACGGATGCTTAAGTCGGTTGAGGACCATCGAGAGGAAGCCCGCATCGAGCAGGGAGAAGACAAGCTCAAGTTTAAGATTGCCATCTATGGCTCGCTCGCGGCCAACATTGTCCTCACGGCCCTTCAGCTCTACGCGGCCATTACGTCCGGCTCTCTGTCCCTCTTCACAACCATGGCCGATGCTATTTTTGACCCGCTCAGCACCCTCGCTCTGATCCTGTCAAACCGCGCCATTCGCAGCGTCGATCCGCGACGCTTTCCTGCCGGCAAGGCACGGCTCGAGACAGTGGGCAACATTGTCTTCTGCTTCCTCATGAGCTCTGTagccctcatcatcatcgccttctcAGCAAAGGAACTGGCAAGCGGTGATAGCGAGAAGAAGTTCCATCTCCCCTCGGTCATCTCCGTTTGCGCGGCGTTTGCGACCAAgttcgccctcttcttgtATTGCTGGTCTCTCAAGGATAAATATAGCCAGGTGAACATTCTGTGGCAGGATCACCGCAACGACCTGCTCGTCAACGGCTTTGGTATCTTGACATCGGTGGGTGGTGCAAAGCTGGAGTGGTGGATTGACCCAATGGGCGCcattctcttgtctctcttgaCGTCCAGCATCTGGTTGTATACTGCCTTTAACGAGTTCCTGCTGCTTGTGGGTGTTGTTGCGCCTCTAGACATGCAGCAGCTCATCACATACGTGTGCTTGACCCACTCGGAAGTCGTTGAAGGCATTGATACGGTGCGAGTCTACCACTCGGGCCCGCGGCTGATTGCTGAAGTGGACATTGTCATGGACCCGACGCGGACGCTCCAGGAGACGCACGATGTGGCCGAAGAGCTGCAGTTCAAGCTAGAGAGTTTGCCCGACGTTGAGCGGGCCTACGTTCATATTGACTACGAGACCACTCACAAGCCCGAGCACGCCTACAAGAAGGACATTTGATGCTGGTTATATGAGAGATTTGGAGCCACAGGATGCATGTATTCATGCAACCGTGCATGAGAGAGGCTTTTTTCTGTTTGGTGCTTGCTCTCGCTTTCCCATTTCTGTAGTTGTTTCATTATTAAAGGAAGAGAGCATGCAATGGAGTCATTGACGCGTTAGTATCGTATCACTTTTTGGAATATTACAAAGTATTAATTCGGCATCCTAGCTCTTACAAAGAGGGGCAAAGGATGGAGGGGGCACAATTGGAATGCCCGTATAGTACAGTAGCTCGAATATATTGGCCATGCGAAGTTGGCTAGACTTTTTACCTTGCAGCATTGTCAGAAATCACATGTAAAAGCCGCGTCGTTGGGAAGCATTGCTTGTCTCGCAGAAGCAaccatcctcgtcttcctctttacCATTACGGTGCCAGATGGATGCTCAAGGCAGCTCTTTTGCAATTCCAAGGTGCGGGGGAACGAGCATAGTGGAGAACTACGGAGCATCTGGATCGTTGGCAAGGAGGAAGCTTCATCAAAGAGACGAAGTGGAGAGCTATTTATTCGCAAAAAGGTGGGTGTCGTTTGGGTATACTcgaaagctgcagctcccgGGCCCCATCCCTAGGGCACTGTCGAGACGCGTTCTACCAACGGAATACGGAAGCTGATGGGAGCATTCTGCCCGACATTCAAAAACTGTTGAGACGGCTTAGGTATCAATTGGCCGTTCCATTACCCGGATGGTCTCGCAGGCAGACAGCAAAACAGGCCACGGGCCAAAGGAGGGGTCAAAAGCGAAAGGGGGCTGGCTGATAGTGAAAAGAGGCCATTGACAGGACGGCGGCCAGATACGACGTTGGCCATGTAATAAAGTATTAACGGCCCGACGTTGAAGAAGTTCCCAATGGCGTGAGGAGGCAAAAGACAagcctcctctctcttcgcCGGTGCAGCCTCGCAGTACATCGGAAATGGGCCCCGTTGGCTGGGCTAGCTAATCAGGACGGCGGGAAGGCAAGCATGTCCTGTACGTGATGAGGAGCGGCCGCGGCCGAATTGCGCGCATTTGCATGGAACTGATAACCAGTTTTGCTGCGAGTGAGCCCGACGGACTGCGCGCGTTGGGCCTCGATTTCTATTTATCTGCAAAAACCGAGAggcaggaagaagcaatgATTCCCAACTGCGGAGCCATTTCTGCTGCTAACTCGAAGGGATCCAGAAAAAACGAAGGGGggcgggagaggagagtgGTCAAGGAAGACCGAGCTGCGAGcgttttttccctctcttcttccactttcCCTCTTCCTTGTTCATGCAAGGCCAGATGCGAGCCTGCATGCGCGGCAGCGGTGGtgagagaaataaaaattttCGCTGTTGGGGACCATTGGCCTATGGCGAGGCCGGGATGTGCATAAAAGGTGACGCATTGGAAGCTTGGGTGCTAGTTTCGTATGTAAATTGGCTTCCGTCGTGGTGGCGCTGGCCCGTATCTAATCAGGGACAATCTGGACGTCCCGGTGTTTTTGCTGGCTCCGGGGTTTGCCTTGGTTAGGCATCTACTACCACCTTGGTGCTGATCTTGGTTTTGTTTCTTATCCAAACGGGGCCGCTATTGATTCATTAGCCTTGAATGAGTTGCTGACCGCTTCGATGTTTTTTATTGGGAATGGATTCGATACGAAAAAGATGAGCTCGCTATGAGGATGAAAGACGAGCGAGTTCGCCAGCACGTGGTTGGTTGGCTGAGACGAGCTGGAGGGGTTTTTGGAGGGGTTTCTTTTGGAGGGGCTGTTTTTTCCCCTCGGAGGGGCACTGCACGAGGGGTTTTGATGTACATACACATACATGATACAGCAGACAGACATGATGGGTGGCGGCGTGCATGACATTTGCCTGATGTGCGCCGCATCGtgtctgcatctgcatgcTGGTTCGCTTGCACGCCATGCTGCACGCCGGCCGCCATCAGCCAGAGCTGGGCCCGGGTAAGGTCCTTAGGCCCCGTATTAGCCCGATGGCCAGCGGTGCCACAGGGAACGAACTAAGCTGATAGCAGGTTGAAGTGATAGGACAGGGCAACGGACAGCTCTGGACAGTCACTCAATTGAGGTTACTGTACTGCGCCCAAGCTTGGGGGTACATCGTCGATCCATGACAGCAAGCGTGGAAAGCCTCGATCCATCGACGACAGAAAGTAGCGCCAGCCCAATGGCTAGTACCTCGACGAACGCCACCCATCTTCCATCCATTCCTATTTTTGCCATTGGACAGACgcatgtactgtactgtaccgGGCAAGCTCCGTACCCAATTCCAACCTCCATCACCATAAAGTTGCCTCccaactctttttttctttatttctaCCGCGCCCCCGTCCCGCTCCAGAAGCTGTTTTCGCATTCCCCCTCTGCTTTTCTTCCTCCGTAAAGCTCGCTCGTCGTCTGTTTTTTGTGAGCCTGTTTTGCCAGACGCCGCGTTTTAATCCCTCTCTTGCTGCCTTTTCCAAGCTGTCACTAGCTCCACATATACGCAATCATGGCTGATCCAAGCTGGGGCGAGCATGCCTATGCTACGGTTCGTGCTCCTGGCTGGTCCAGATGGTCAAAGGATAGCAAGCTAACATTGTTGCCTATGGCCTACAGCTTCTGTTGAACGATGCCTATCTTCCTGGTATGTTGGCCCTGATCGAAGCTCTCGCAATGCTGTCGCTAACTCATTCTCTAGGTGCCCTGGTTCTTGCCCACTCTCTGCGCGATGCCGGCAcctccaagaagctcgcGGTCCTGGTCACCCTCGACGGCGTGACTGCTGATGCCATTGTTCAGCTCAAGGTATGTTGTTCAAAGCAGGAAGCCCTATCCGTACATTGTGTAGAGATATATGCATGGATGTGCATACCTCCATATATACAAACATACGCACATACATCCAAGACGAATCATCTGCTGACTTGTtggcctctctcctctttgtgCGGGAATTAGACCGTCTACGACTATGTCTTGCCTGTGCCTCGAATCCGCAATGACAAGCCTGCCAACCTCTACCTCATGAACCGTGCCGATCTGCACTCTGCCTTTACCAAGATCAACCTGTGGAAGCAGACGCAGTTCTCCCGAATTGTCTACATCGACGCCGATGTCGTCGCCTACCGAGCTCCCGATGAGCTCTTCGACCTCCCACACGCCTTTGCGGCCTCCCCTGATATCGGTTGGCccgacatcttcaacaccGGTGTCATGGCCCTGACGCCCAACAACGGCGACTACCACGCCATGGTTGGCCTGGCCGAGAGGGGCATCTCCTTTGACGGTGCCGATCAGGGTCTCCTCAACACCTACTTCAAGAACAACTTCCACCGTCTGCCCTTTACCTACAACGTCACCCCCTCTGCACACTACCAATACCTCCCCGCCTACCGTCACTTCCAGTCCAGCATTAACATGGTTCACTTCATTGGACCTGACAAGCCATGGAAGGCCGGCCGCAATGCTTCATACGGAAGCTCTGCTTATGATGAAATGGTTGGCAGATGGTGGGCAGTCTATGATCGCCACTACCGCGAGAAGGTGAGTTTCCGACAAATACAATGACTACGAACAAGAATGTAAGTAGCTAACGCACAATTTTTAGGAGATTTCTCAGCTTGCCAACGGCAGTGGTAACTACAACCAAGCTTACGAGTCTCAAAAGTAAGGCCATGGTCCATATCCAACCTGTTAACATAAGTAGTGCATAGAGCTAACTCGGTTCAATTTAGGAACGCCTCTCTGGCCGACACAAAGTTCGACACACCACAAGGAGGAAACTTCCAACAGACGCCCCGTCAGATCTTCCCCTGGGAGGCCAACCAGCCCAAGGCTACGAGATCTTTCTACGGTGATGAGCCGGAGCTGCAGCCACAGGGTGCCTCCCGCTCAGGCCCTACTGCTGCCAAGTCGACTGGTCGTTCATCAGTGACAAAGTCGCCTCCGAAGTCACCCGTTTCAAAAGCGTCGGACAACAAGAGCGAGGCCGGAACAGCATCCTGGACAACATACTCGCGTGGTAATGCCTGGGACGAGGTCCCCGGCATCTCCAAGTATGCGGACGCCGTCGAGAAGCGCCACCGATCAAGTAGCCGGGGCAAGGaaggagaggagaatgacgacgaagatgatgagcagGAAGAGATCCAGCGTCCCTTCAAGGTTACTGACTTCCCCACTGAGGCGGAACGGCCCAGCCTGCCGGTCACACCGGCACCAGTTCCCCGGGGACGCGATGCCGCTGGCAAAGCGCTGCCGGAAGCTGTGGGCGTGCCGTCACAGTCCGAATGGGTACGTACTAATCAAGCTAAGGCAGCTAAATAGACTACAAATGCTGGGTGGCTGACGTGGAGTTTCATGTCAAGGATCCCACTGCGCAGTTAGAGAAGCTCGCTCAACAGCAGTCGGCGATACTATTGCGCAAGCTGGGGGGAGACAAGGGGGGCGTACCAGGAGGAGCGAGTCAAGACGCATCGACCAAGTCTGCTGAATCCCAAACTCGGATAGCGCAGTCAACTCCTGTCGTGCTGAGTCCGCGGCCTGTCAAGGGaacagcggcggcagcaaccAGGAGTCTGGAGCGCaagatgaatgaagaagaagctggcaaGTCATGACGccaaggacaaagaaagtaaaaaagctttaataaaaaaaagaaaaaaagattggAAAACGAAAAGAAACCACGACAACAGTAACGAAGGCGGAACGACATGTATCGGACTTGCGTATTGGTTGGGAAAAGTGAAagcaaaaaggggggaggttTTATTTATACCTtggatttcttcttcacggGCATAATTCttgatttttctcttttcttcttctttacgACTACCCCTCTCTGCATAGCGACtgcatcagcctcgtcattTAGTGGTATTTGTCGAGTTTACCTTTTCATCGCGTGCTGTGCAGAGCGTggcgttgagcttgtcaGCATTTTCATTTgtgtccctttttttttttcaattttcCTTCATACCTTTACCGTATtacatatacatacattTATATGTTAAACTGTTTGATGGGTGCTGAACcccctttttgccttttgagTTGTCTGTTTTGAGGTTGCTGAGCtggttttattattattgaTGGACGACAGAAATGTCACATGATGCCGGTTCATCGGTGTACCAGACTCGCTACAGATGCGTTGCCATACATAGCATGGCCAATAGGTAATAGGCACCGGAAGTGTCAGAAGACGCAGTCGCTTTATCCTCGGTTCTGTATcacaaggagaaggatgtGGTAAGAATGGAGGGTAGAGGACAGCAGCTGCACCGCCTCATTGGGTACAACGTATCCGTTGAAATGGTTAAATGAGAGGAGGGAGTAGTATTAGGATCATCAGATATGGACTTGCTAATGTTTGATCTACAGACTTCTAACAGGCAAAAAGCATTTCTGCAATATGTTTCTCATCCCGAGGTATGATCCAGCTGCTCGTATTCGTAACGCCCCTGGTATTCGCTTTCTGGAAGCCCGGTtagaagaaagagaaatgtCACGCCACCACGGGGAGAGCTTAGGACGGGAAATAAGCTTGCCAGAGCAAGGGGGGGCAAACTCGGCTCATCCAGAACGAGGGAGTGGCTCGATCTCGGAAATTGGCCAAAGCAGAGATTTGGCTAGCCGGGTTTGTTGGATTGGGCTGTTCATGGATTCCGTTAGCACGGGGGGCACCGGAAAAGACGGAGTGTGTACCTGATGGACGACCAGGTTCAACAGGATCTTATCAGATGGGGAGATTAGATTATCGGGGAGATCGCTGAGACACGGGATCAGTCACTTTTGCTGGTAGAGTGACACAGCACGGAGTAACACGAGTCAAGATTTCTTCACCGACGGCATTGTGCGTCCGTCCAAGCAAGCTATTCCTcggcttttcttctcccattttcactttcttttctttgatcTACAGCTGCTTGACATGCACCATGCACACAGTAATCACTACATGGGGCTAGAATCCATGCGGCACGACAGTTTGCTGATGGAATGCTTGCCATTGCTCCTTTTACTTTCGATTGGCTTTGCTACCCGACAGCCAAGCGGGAAAAGGGAGGGTAAGATGGGCATCGACGGTACATACATGACAGCCATCACATGTGACAGAATGGCTCTCTGGACAGAAAACTGCTGGGAATTCGGCTCGGCGCTGCGGACGACCGAAATCGGGGGGTATGAATCAAAGTACATAACAGCTCCGCAAAAGGGGAGATTAGATGGGATTGATAAGATGGATCtgataattttttttttttcttggggagagagaggagggggagatgGATTGCCCACAAGACCCTTGCTCTTGTCTCATCTAGTTTGGTGGCAGCTGTTTGGTTGGGAATGGAATGGCGCAAACGAGGAGTTGATTGGCGTAACGCAAACTGGGGAGGCACCACAAAATGGAACACGAAGGACAGAATTTTGCTACTAGTTTGATACTGTATTCGAGGGCGTTGGGCTTGAGCAAGGGAGGGGGTTTGGTGACTTGGATTGAGTTTGCtactggtgatgatggaacAGCTTTGAGTAGAGCTATTTTATTACTGTGAGCTGACAGAATACCTGTAATAATTCATAATGCTATATACTCCGTACGTCTAATTGATTTTCCGGGGAACAGTAGAAAAGACAAATTTAAAAGACGCAGCGTTGTTGAGGACAAGGCAAGGATTGGGGGGTGGCGGGCCCGGGAGCGGCGCAACATgtgctgtacgagtacaataGCAAGCAGCCCCCGGCTTGTCGCGGAGCAACtcttccatttttttctggtgatgatgccagATTTGCTCAGCCAAGGGTAATTGCTGATGAGCGTTTTTTCCCATCATGCGGGTGCGTACAGTAATACGAAAGGTACAGTAATACGACCTACAGCACATACTTCTTGGGCGAGCACGGGCGTGCATGTTTCTTGGAATGTCAAAAAGCATCGGGTGCAGCGACACAGAATGAATGCCGTCATTGATTGATAAGGCGTGTGACCCCCCGGCAATGAGGCTCGGATGGCGCATGTCTCGTCGTTTCCCACTGTGTTGCTTGGctgcatactcgtactgcttGCTTGTGCACCCCCATTGAAAGCGCCCCCCGTGCGTTAGCATTGGTAAATTTTTATCAATCAGCCCAATAGCCTACCTAATCAATCTCACTCAttcaatcaaatcaatcaatcagcGT
Above is a genomic segment from Trichoderma breve strain T069 chromosome 6, whole genome shotgun sequence containing:
- a CDS encoding serine aminopeptidase, s33 domain-containing protein codes for the protein MTTTEGTFKAGDASLYTKTWTPTGPVVAKLIFVHGFSEHINRYNDFFPKLAEHGIQVFSWDQRGWGRSVNRPAEKGLTGPTAQVVADIVAFIQEKLPSDVPVFVMGHSMGGGEVLTLAGDAKHRQLVAQIRGWILEAPFIGFSKGEEPSVVKVVLGRLVGRLLPRHQLKHVVPPEHLSRDPEVVESIRNDELCHNTGTLEGLASLLDRTALLSSGGVKLGGDVKSILLTHGTNDMTCSYDAAVKFVNEQAAVEDRETKSYEGAYHQLHADHCKDEYTKDVIDWILKRSKIEPKL
- a CDS encoding dimerization domain of zinc transporter domain-containing protein; this encodes MGAILLSLLTSSIWLYTAFNEFLLLVGVVAPLDMQQLITYVCLTHSEVVEGIDTVRVYHSGPRLIAEVDIVMDPTRTLQETHDVAEELQFKLESLPDVERAYVHIDYETTHKPEHAYKKDI
- a CDS encoding glycosyl transferase family 8 domain-containing protein, translating into MADPSWGEHAYATLLLNDAYLPGALVLAHSLRDAGTSKKLAVLVTLDGVTADAIVQLKTVYDYVLPVPRIRNDKPANLYLMNRADLHSAFTKINLWKQTQFSRIVYIDADVVAYRAPDELFDLPHAFAASPDIGWPDIFNTGVMALTPNNGDYHAMVGLAERGISFDGADQGLLNTYFKNNFHRLPFTYNVTPSAHYQYLPAYRHFQSSINMVHFIGPDKPWKAGRNASYGSSAYDEMVGRWWAVYDRHYREKEISQLANGSGNYNQAYESQKNASLADTKFDTPQGGNFQQTPRQIFPWEANQPKATRSFYGDEPELQPQGASRSGPTAAKSTGRSSVTKSPPKSPVSKASDNKSEAGTASWTTYSRGNAWDEVPGISKYADAVEKRHRSSSRGKEGEENDDEDDEQEEIQRPFKVTDFPTEAERPSLPVTPAPVPRGRDAAGKALPEAVGVPSQSEWDPTAQLEKLAQQQSAILLRKLGGDKGGVPGGSTPVVLSPRPVKGTAAAATRSLERKMNEEEAGKS